AGTTTCTAATAATTCATTTGATGTAATATTATTTGTTGTTTTAAATTTCCCCGTATTATCTCCATTTTCTTTACGTTCTTTAAATGTTTTATTTACAAAATGTTTATTTATTTCTTCTTGTATTTTTCTGCGTTCTTTTTCACAATTTTGTAATCTATCAAGCGAAAAATTAATATATTCTTCCGACATATCAATTCCTATATAATTTTTATTTAACAACTTTGCAGCAACAAGTGTTGTTCCACTACCAGAATAAGGGTCTATAACAATTCCTTCGTTATCATTTAAAATAGAATGAATTACTCTTGTTGGCAATTCTATTGGAAATGGTGCAGGATGTGGATTATCTCTTTCTGGTGGAAATCTCCATATAGATGTTAATAACGCATGTTTTGATAATAATTCCTCGCCAATATTATCATTATTTTGTGGCTTAATTAACCAATAAATACGTTCATCAACTTGCCAAAATCTCCACCCACGAATATTTGCGGCAATCATTCTATCCCAAATAATTTCTTGTCTAACAACCCAATTTGTTTTAGAAATCCATAACATCGGATGCAACATTATGCCCCTATCCCAACGTGTTTTATGATTGTAAAAAAATGAACCTCCTGGTTTTATTATTCTGTATAATTCATTTAAAACGTCTATTTGTTCTTTTTGATAGACATTTTCATCTTTTTTGTCTAACGCTTTATCATACAATACATTTTTTACTAACCAACCTTTATTTTTTTCTCCTTTATTGTAAGGTGGCGAAGTAACTCCTAAATCAATAGAATTACTCGGTAATTCTTTTAATTTTTCTATTGTATTACTATGAAATATTTTATTTATAAAATCTTTCATAATTCCTCCATCAAAAAATTATAAAGATTTTTAGTAAAATATTTTTTATTTTTCTTTACTGATTCTTTATTACAATAAATAGTCTTTAAATTTTTACAATCTTGATAATGAGCAAAATTGAAAGTAGCACTTCGCAAATAGGGACCAACTAATTTTACTAATGCTGTTTTTAATCTATCGTAAATTGCAGAAAATGGAAATTCTAAAATATATTGTAATTCTCCATCTACAAAGCCACTGCATAACAAATTTAAGTTTTCGTTTGCATCTTTTTCTAATCTCTTTATAGTATAATCATTAAATCCGCCCTCTCCATTCAATTTTGATTTTGTTTTTTTATCTTCATAACCATCGGTTTGAATATTTTTGGGCTTTGCTTCACAATTAATTGGTTTTCCGCCAATTGAAGTGTTTTGTTTATATCCATTATATCCTAATTTATTAGAATTATGTTTGTATCCAGCAGTAGAAAATGTTACAAATTCTCGTAAACTTGATGAGTTTTTATCATTTATATATGCTGTAAGTAAATCATTTAAACACGCAATTAAATTGTCTTTTGATTTATTTAAAAGCAAATCTGCCAATTTTTTATGTGGCTTTGTTGCATAATATGTCACTATTTGTGAAAGGTCTTGATTCATTTTTTTATTTTTAATTAATTTATAGTAAAGTTACAAATTTATTTTTTATTTTCAATTTTTTTATTAAAACATAACGGTTACGGCTTGGCGAAGGCAGGGCTTTGAAAACCGTCAGCCCAAATGTTGATAGAAGTACAAATGTTCAATTACTTCCGTCTGCCCTGCTTTTGCCAAACTGCTGTTAGGCGTAGTGCTTTTTTTTCAATCAAGTAGATTTAGCAAAGTGGGTTGTCCATTTTTACTTTCTACTACGTTTTTTTGCTTAATAAATTCAAGTCTATACTCATCGGAAATCACTCCATTATTTTGTAGCCTGTCTTGTATCATTTCAAAATATTCAGGGTGCAATTCGCAACTAATAAAGTTTCGTTTTAATTTTTTGCAAAGTACCAATTCACTGCCACTACCACCAAACANNNNNNNNNNNNNNNNNNNNNNNNNNNNNNNNNNNNNNNNNNNNNNNNNNNNNNNNNNNNNNNNNNNNNNNNNNNNNNNNNNNNNNNNNNNNNNNNNNNNAAGTTTCGTTTTAATTTTTTGCAAAGTACCAATTCACTGCCACTACCACCAAACAAAATTAAACAGTCATCATTTTCTTGGGTGCAAGATTTAATAAGCATTTCAACTAAAGGTAAAGGAATTTGGCAAGAGTGAAAAGTCTTGTCCTTACTTACGTTTTTTACAAGGTCGTAGTAAAACCAACTGTAAGGCATACGCCCCAAGTGTCCTGCGGCAATTCTTCCCATTATGCGCTTGTCAGTTGGATTTTGATATGGTACGGCTACATTATCCTTGTAAAAATTATTGTCTTTGCTTTTTGTAACGTGCAATATACTTCTGTGTGCTGTTGTAAAACGCCTGTGGCTATGCCCTACATTCGTGTTGTAAATCCAAACATAGTCTTGCACATCAAAAGCAATATCGTCAAAATATTTCACTCTCAAATGTGCATTTTGTTTAGGGTAATTCATCATGAATAAACTACCTGTTGGCTTCAAAACTCTGTAACATTCTTTTGAAAGTTCTATGTACCAATCTATGTAGTCGTTCCATTTGGTCGTATAATTCTTTCCTGCATAGTTGATGCCTACATTGTAATCGGGGTCGCCATAAACCATATCCAAACTCTCGTCTGGAAGTTGACGCAAGACTTCTAAAATGTCTTGGTTAAAAACTTGGTTTCTAAATTTTTCGATGCTCATAAAATTAAATTTGGTTAATTAATTTATATGAACAAGATTTGATAAACTTGATTGAAGTTATATCAAGTAGATTTTTAAAAGTGTAAGCCCACAACTTAATTGTGTCGTGAGTTTTAGATTTTTCTCTAACTACATAAACACAAAATATTTCTTTTATTTTGCCTTTAAGTTCAGTCTTTTTGTTGGCATTGTAATAGTATAAAAATGGGTGGTAAATTTGGTATATGCTAAATGTGTCGGGCTTGCCATTTTTCCCTTCAAATACACCAACTGTTCCTTGAAATTCAATAGTCAAATCTACTTCAATTTGAATATTTTTCATTTCAAGTTTGACGTTTTTGCCAAAATTGTATTCAAAAGAGGTTTTTGTTCTGTGTGGGAAGTAAGTTTTAGGTCGTTTTGTACTATCTACATCTTCAAATTCCGTGTCTTGTCCGAACAGAAAATGGTGTAAAATTCTTTGATTATTTGCAACAGATAAAATATTGCTTTCACTTGAATTGTACTGGTTTAAAAGTGATTTTTTGTAACTCCAATCAATTATTTTTTGAATTGGTTCAAAGTCGTGAAAAACTTTATCAATCCCTTTAATAAACTTGTGGCTACCACTACCAATGTGGATAATAGCGTAGTCGTTATCAACTAAAATTTGGGGTAATTTGGTTTTATTGTCCAATTTGGTAACGTCAAATGGGTTGCCAAAACCAACCTTTTTACAAACGTCTTTTACCAAGTCGTTATGAAACTCAAAATTGTTTTTCTTCTTACAAATTTTGAATATTTCTTCAATAACCTGCGATTTTTTATTTGCTTTTTTTTCAGCCATTTTAAAATACGATTGTAGCGACAAATTTAGTCATAAACATTGAAGTTTGGTTAGTCTGTTTGAAGTTTTTGGTGTCACTCGTAGCATTACGCCTAAGGTATACTTACACGAACTTTAGTCCGCATTTTTTTAATTAATGTATATAAATATCATGTTTCATAATGCTATTGCACAAAAATATATAAAACATGTGTTTTTGAATTTTGAGTCCGTCATTGAAAATCATTTTTACAGAAATATTGCATTTTATACCTATTGATAATCAAACAGTTACAAAATTATAAATGTACCAAAAGTAATTTTTCAGAGCGTACTTACATTTTACATAATTGTCAGAATATTTCAAAATACTTGTATCCTTCTCTTCTTTTTTAAATTAAATAATTAAAATACTTTCATTTTGTATATCAAGCCACAATATCATTTAAAATGAGCTTATTTATTTTTTTGAGGTGCTATTTTTATTGTTACACAAAGGACACAAGGATAGAGGGAGATAAATGTTACATTATATTTTTATTTTATGCAAAGAAAGAGAATTAAAATGGAATCTTTAGAACTTTACTTGCATAAAAGATTGTTTTTTTATAGAGATATTGTATATTGAGAAGTTTTTCAAATCATTATGTATTGTATGAATATGGATATTACGAAAGAGGAAATGGCGCTTATAGAGAAAGAAGGAGTGCAAAGAATATACAAAG
This genomic window from Chitinophagaceae bacterium contains:
- a CDS encoding site-specific DNA-methyltransferase, whose product is MKDFINKIFHSNTIEKLKELPSNSIDLGVTSPPYNKGEKNKGWLVKNVLYDKALDKKDENVYQKEQIDVLNELYRIIKPGGSFFYNHKTRWDRGIMLHPMLWISKTNWVVRQEIIWDRMIAANIRGWRFWQVDERIYWLIKPQNNDNIGEELLSKHALLTSIWRFPPERDNPHPAPFPIELPTRVIHSILNDNEGIVIDPYSGSGTTLVAAKLLNKNYIGIDMSEEYINFSLDRLQNCEKERRKIQEEINKHFVNKTFKERKENGDNTGKFKTTNNITSNELLETVNTLFD
- a CDS encoding site-specific DNA-methyltransferase, translating into MSIEKFRNQVFNQDILEVLRQLPDESLDMVYGDPDYNVGINYAGKNYTTKWNDYIDWYIELSKECYRVLKPTGSLFMMNYPKQNAHLRVKYFDDIAFDVQDYVWIYNTNVGHSHRRFTTAHRSILHVTKSKDNNFYKDNVAVPYQNPTDKRIMGRIAAGHLGRMPYSWFYYDLVKNVSKDKTFHSCQIPLPLVEMLIKSCTQENDDCLILFGGSGSELVLCKKLKRN